In one Populus nigra chromosome 12, ddPopNigr1.1, whole genome shotgun sequence genomic region, the following are encoded:
- the LOC133669758 gene encoding S-adenosylmethionine synthase 2: METFLFTSESVNEGHPDKLCDQVSDAILDACLEQDPDSKVACETCTKTNMVMVFGEITTKANVDYEKIVRSTCRSIGFVSDDVGLDADKCNVLVNIEQQSPDIAQGVHGHLTKRPEEIGAGDQGHMFGYATDETPELMPLSHVLATKLGARLTEVRKNGTCPWLRPDGKTQVTVEYFNENGAMVPVRVHTVLISTQHDETVTNDEIAADLKEHVIKPVIPEKYLDEKTIFHLNPSGRFVIGGPHGDAGLTGRKIIIDTYGGWGAHGGGAFSGKDPTKVDRSGAYIVRQAAKSIVASGLARRCIVQVSYAIGVPEPLSVFVDTYGTGKIPDKEILNIVKEKFDFRPGMIAISLDLKRGGNGRFLKTAAYGHFGRDDPDFTWEVVKPLKSEKPQQ, encoded by the coding sequence ATGGAAACCTTTTTGTTCACTTCTGAATCTGTGAACGAGGGTCACCCCGACAAGCTCTGTGATCAAGTTTCGGATGCAATCCTAGATGCCTGCCTTGAGCAAGATCCAGACAGCAAGGTTGCATGTGAGACTTGCACCAAGACGAACATGGTCATggtctttggagaaatcaccacaaAAGCGAATGTAGATTATGAGAAGATTGTGCGCAGCACTTGCCGTTCAATAGGATTTGTCTCTGATGATGTTGGTCTTGATGCGGACAAATGCAATGTCTTGGTTAACATTGAGCAGCAGAGCCCTGATATTGCACAGGGTGTCCATGGTCATCTTACAAAGCGCCCTGAGGAGATTGGTGCTGGTGACCAAGGTCACATGTTTGGCTATGCCACCGATGAGACTCCTGAGCTTATGCCCCTTAGTCATGTTCTTGCCACCAAGCTCGGTGCCCGCCTTACAGAAGTTCGCAAGAATGGAACCTGCCCTTGGTTGAGACCTGATGGCAAAACACAAGTCACGGTCGAGTACTTCAATGAAAATGGTGCTATGGTTCCAGTACGGGTGCACACTGTTCTAATCTCCACGCAACATGATGAAACTGTTACTAATGATGAGATTGCTGCTGACCTCAAAGAGCACGTTATTAAGCCTGTCATCCCTGAGAAGTATCTTGACGAGAAGACCATTTTCCACCTCAACCCATCAGGGCGGTTTGTTATTGGTGGACCACACGGTGATGCTGGACTTACTGGTCGTAAAATTATTATCGATACTTATGGTGGTTGGGGAGCACATGGTGGTGGTGCCTTCTCCGGCAAGGACCCTACTAAGGTAGACAGGAGTGGTGCCTACATTGTTAGACAGGCAGCAAAGAGCATTGTTGCAAGTGGCCTTGCTCGCCGATGCATTGTTCAGGTCTCTTATGCTATCGGTGTGCCAGAACCTCTGTCAGTTTTTGTTGACACATATGGGACTGGAAAGATCCCAGACAAGGAGATTCTCAACATTGTGAAGGAAAAATTTGACTTCAGGCCTGGAATGATAGCCATTAGCTTGGATCTTAAGAGGGGTGGCAATGGCAGGTTCTTGAAGACAGCTGCTTATGGTCACTTTGGAAGGGATGACCCTGACTTCACATGGGAGGTAGTGAAGCCCCTCAAATCTGAGAAGCCCCAACAGTAA